The Mucilaginibacter terrenus genome has a segment encoding these proteins:
- a CDS encoding ABC transporter permease, with amino-acid sequence MLKNYFKIAIAVLKRRKFFTFISLFGISFTLTILLVLTAFIDKVVNDNYPDKKRDRSLYINKIELRGKESMNSGPLSYYFLDHYLGKMKTPEKVAISSGFNSTNTYVNNRKVVINYKYTNADFWEVLDYDFIEGKAISRQQVTNGERVTVISEDMKKEYFGDDGASAIGKYIEADNVKYRVCGVVKSLPITSYLLYADIYLPITTYKTKLDADKGYMGNFTAILLAKTPADVAKMKIEYEAIIPKLPVPGKEWDHIYSHADSYLEGYVRSGNEQRSGMTYALTAITLFALFVMLLPTLNLVNVNITRIMERSSEIGVRKAFGASSKTLVYQFIVENLILTFLGGIIGIVLSVVVMYFINSAKFIANLNLSLNFTVLGYAIVTCVFFGLLSGVYPAWRMSKLNIVAALKA; translated from the coding sequence ATGTTAAAAAATTACTTCAAAATAGCCATCGCGGTACTTAAAAGGCGTAAGTTCTTTACGTTTATCAGCTTGTTCGGCATCAGCTTTACGCTTACTATATTGTTAGTACTTACCGCATTTATAGACAAAGTTGTAAACGACAATTATCCCGACAAAAAGCGCGACCGGTCTCTCTATATAAATAAAATTGAGCTCAGGGGAAAGGAGTCTATGAACTCAGGCCCCTTAAGCTACTACTTTCTTGATCATTATCTCGGCAAAATGAAAACCCCTGAGAAGGTGGCCATATCATCAGGTTTCAATTCTACTAACACTTACGTGAATAACCGCAAAGTGGTTATCAACTACAAGTATACCAACGCCGATTTCTGGGAAGTGCTCGATTACGACTTTATTGAGGGAAAGGCTATAAGCAGACAACAAGTAACAAACGGCGAACGTGTTACGGTAATCTCTGAGGATATGAAGAAGGAGTATTTCGGGGATGACGGAGCGTCTGCTATTGGTAAGTACATTGAAGCAGACAACGTTAAGTACCGTGTATGCGGGGTAGTAAAAAGCTTACCTATAACATCGTACCTTTTATATGCCGACATCTATTTACCTATCACGACTTATAAGACAAAGCTGGATGCCGACAAAGGTTACATGGGAAACTTTACTGCAATATTACTAGCAAAAACGCCTGCAGATGTAGCTAAAATGAAAATAGAGTATGAAGCTATAATACCCAAGCTGCCTGTCCCGGGCAAAGAATGGGATCACATCTACAGCCATGCCGATAGCTACCTGGAAGGTTATGTACGCAGCGGTAACGAGCAACGGTCGGGCATGACTTACGCCCTCACAGCAATCACTCTTTTTGCATTATTTGTAATGCTGCTGCCAACACTAAACCTGGTAAACGTGAATATTACACGCATAATGGAGCGTTCATCAGAGATAGGGGTGCGCAAAGCATTCGGTGCATCATCAAAAACGCTCGTGTATCAATTCATTGTAGAAAACCTGATTCTTACCTTTCTGGGAGGAATTATTGGTATAGTGTTGTCCGTAGTCGTAATGTACTTTATCAACAGCGCAAAATTTATTGCTAATCTTAACCTCAGCTTAAACTTCACCGTTTTGGGGTATGCAATTGTTACTTGCGTGTTCTTCGGTTTACTGTCGGGAGTATACCCGGCATGGCGTATGTCTAAGTTAAACATCGTTGCAGCGCTAAAAGCTTAA
- a CDS encoding hybrid sensor histidine kinase/response regulator yields MSRIFLQLVKAFLLFLFSVFIISEANAQYQNAAPLYLTTNDGLSHSNVKSILKDKLGYMWFATDDGLDKFDGYSVKCYRHNPADKTSLRSNNISTIYQDGTGNLWVGTGGGLSLYNPATDSFINYNANENNKTTLSNDDVTAVLQDKSGKLWIATYSGLNLFDPKTKRFKRFLHERRKDYIPHHHVFSMAEDTEGQLWLATGGGLLRFDTNTGSYKSYNHRAGDPTSLIDDKTHTIAVSGNDVWVGTLGFGLDKLDKRTGVFTHYQKNGSPESIVDNSVFRLKLTAGNKMWVCTEGGLELLDKSTGVFDHSYNKMNNRINSINDVLESDNILWIATFETGVVRFDNNISLFRHILNQKNGSDELTNNHVLSFLEMGNELWVGTDGGGLNYFNKSTGKVSHDDAHVTASKVLSMVKDSKGQIWVGTYGDGLDLLAGKNKRIAHFGPGNLPNQISNVSVFALMMSDKGELWAGLDEGGINIIQNNHITKRFRYNKADTVHSLSNDDVRVIYQDSQKDIWIGTFDGLNRYVPETNSFEHFKGYNSGLTNNTISSVLEDSEHNLWIGTLGGGLNHFNRKTRKITGYQFRDGSSYSLICAILQDSKNFLWISTTEGLVRLNPKDGSIRHFALHNGLQGPEFSPSAGLVEPDGHLLFGGLNGFNIIDPNHLPVNARQPGIIISGFQIFDRSILPGSKELLLGQDGKSQAFKLDYKQSVFTIEFTALNYTLPELGKYAYRLRGFNDNWSYVGQQRKATYTNLDPGTYTFEVKAANSDGVWNDIPATVTIVIVAPFWMTWWFRISAAVFTLGLLYAFYRYRLNDVRHKKWELEQLVAQRTLEIKKQADELQDQSEELTAINEELQAQSEELMQQREQELEARKEAERANKAKSIFLATMSHEIRTPMNGVMGMASLLCQTNLDAEQREYAETIRISGESLINVINDILDFSKIESGQMMLDMHEFHLKQCIEEVIKLLANQAEKKGIALRFDIDTAIPPTLISDRLRLKQVLINLVGNAIKFTKEGAVTLRAKLLAKADGEVRVVFDVEDTGIGISSDRLARLFKPFSQGDSSITRRYGGTGLGLVICERLVSLLGGSMNIESEVNKGTVVTFSMQCKVNKASLAEHHPTPAQQPAETITPEFALAYPLNILVAEDNVINQKVIKQVLSKFGYQPVIVSNGREAVYAAAANDFDLVLMDVQMPEMDGLEATRAIRREQMHQPIIIAMTASAMPEDKVNCLNAGMNYFISKPIGFADLLVHLKKAFAGKVSVDGSSVIPH; encoded by the coding sequence ATGAGCAGGATTTTTCTTCAGTTGGTAAAGGCATTTCTATTATTTCTTTTTTCTGTATTTATCATTTCTGAAGCAAATGCACAGTATCAGAATGCCGCGCCGTTATACCTGACTACAAACGATGGATTATCTCACAGCAACGTAAAGTCAATCCTTAAAGATAAGCTAGGCTATATGTGGTTTGCTACAGATGACGGCCTGGATAAATTTGATGGCTACAGCGTTAAATGTTACCGGCATAACCCTGCTGATAAAACTTCCCTGCGATCAAACAACATTAGTACTATATACCAGGATGGAACTGGCAACCTTTGGGTAGGTACAGGCGGTGGATTGAGCCTTTACAACCCTGCTACGGATAGCTTTATCAACTATAATGCTAACGAGAACAACAAAACCACCCTGTCAAATGATGATGTAACCGCAGTATTGCAAGATAAAAGTGGCAAGTTGTGGATAGCCACCTATTCAGGCTTAAACTTGTTCGACCCCAAAACCAAACGTTTTAAGCGGTTTTTGCACGAACGGCGAAAAGACTACATCCCGCATCATCACGTGTTTTCGATGGCCGAAGATACCGAAGGCCAACTATGGCTCGCTACAGGAGGTGGATTGCTCCGTTTTGATACAAACACGGGCAGCTATAAAAGCTACAACCATAGGGCAGGAGACCCAACCAGCTTAATTGATGATAAGACACATACCATAGCCGTTTCAGGCAACGATGTGTGGGTAGGTACGCTAGGGTTTGGGCTGGACAAGTTAGATAAGCGTACCGGAGTATTTACTCACTATCAAAAAAATGGATCGCCCGAAAGCATTGTTGATAACTCAGTTTTCCGGTTAAAACTTACCGCCGGTAACAAAATGTGGGTATGTACTGAAGGCGGCCTGGAGTTGTTAGATAAAAGTACAGGCGTTTTTGATCATAGTTATAACAAGATGAACAACCGCATCAATTCTATAAATGATGTGCTTGAAAGCGACAACATCCTGTGGATAGCCACATTTGAAACCGGCGTAGTAAGGTTTGATAACAACATATCTCTGTTCCGGCATATTCTAAACCAAAAGAACGGCTCCGACGAACTTACCAATAATCACGTGCTTTCGTTTTTGGAAATGGGTAACGAACTATGGGTAGGTACCGACGGCGGAGGGCTCAATTATTTTAATAAATCAACAGGGAAGGTAAGTCACGACGACGCACACGTTACAGCAAGTAAGGTGCTGTCTATGGTAAAAGATAGTAAAGGCCAGATTTGGGTAGGTACTTACGGCGATGGTTTGGATTTGCTTGCAGGAAAAAACAAACGTATTGCTCATTTTGGGCCAGGTAACTTGCCAAATCAAATCAGCAACGTATCGGTGTTTGCGTTAATGATGTCTGACAAAGGCGAGCTTTGGGCTGGTTTAGACGAAGGCGGAATTAACATCATCCAAAACAACCACATCACAAAACGATTTCGCTACAATAAGGCCGATACTGTGCATTCGCTGAGCAACGACGATGTGCGGGTGATTTATCAGGATTCACAAAAAGACATCTGGATAGGAACTTTTGATGGGTTAAACAGGTATGTTCCCGAAACCAATTCGTTTGAACATTTTAAAGGTTATAATTCCGGACTTACCAATAATACGATATCAAGCGTGTTAGAAGATAGTGAACATAACCTGTGGATTGGGACGTTAGGTGGAGGTCTTAATCATTTTAATAGAAAAACGCGTAAGATTACCGGGTACCAATTTCGCGATGGCAGTTCATACTCTCTCATTTGTGCTATACTGCAGGATAGTAAGAATTTTTTATGGATAAGCACTACAGAGGGTTTGGTCAGGTTGAATCCAAAAGATGGCAGTATACGGCATTTTGCTCTGCATAACGGTTTACAAGGTCCCGAGTTTAGCCCCTCTGCCGGCTTGGTAGAGCCGGACGGGCACTTGCTTTTTGGAGGACTAAACGGTTTTAACATAATTGATCCAAACCATTTGCCGGTAAATGCGAGGCAACCCGGGATAATCATAAGTGGCTTTCAAATATTTGATCGAAGCATTCTACCTGGTTCAAAAGAACTTTTGCTTGGGCAAGATGGCAAATCACAGGCTTTTAAACTCGATTATAAACAATCTGTCTTCACGATTGAATTTACCGCCTTAAACTACACCCTACCGGAACTGGGTAAATATGCTTATCGTTTGCGTGGGTTTAATGATAACTGGAGTTATGTGGGTCAGCAAAGAAAAGCAACCTACACAAACCTTGACCCGGGCACTTATACATTTGAAGTAAAAGCCGCTAATAGCGATGGTGTTTGGAACGACATACCAGCTACCGTAACCATTGTGATAGTAGCACCATTTTGGATGACGTGGTGGTTCCGTATATCAGCTGCTGTGTTTACATTAGGTTTATTGTACGCCTTTTACAGGTACAGGTTAAATGATGTTCGGCATAAAAAATGGGAACTGGAGCAATTAGTTGCGCAACGTACGCTGGAGATAAAAAAACAGGCTGATGAATTACAAGACCAGTCTGAGGAGCTAACCGCAATAAACGAGGAATTACAAGCACAGTCCGAAGAACTGATGCAGCAGCGAGAACAGGAACTTGAAGCGCGCAAAGAAGCGGAACGCGCCAACAAGGCCAAAAGCATTTTCCTGGCGACCATGAGCCATGAAATTCGTACCCCCATGAATGGTGTGATGGGCATGGCGTCGTTACTTTGTCAAACCAATCTTGATGCAGAGCAGCGGGAATACGCCGAAACCATTCGAATCAGTGGTGAAAGCCTTATAAATGTTATCAACGATATTCTTGACTTTTCTAAAATAGAGTCGGGGCAGATGATGCTTGACATGCACGAGTTCCATCTTAAGCAATGTATAGAAGAGGTGATCAAACTGCTTGCAAACCAAGCTGAGAAGAAGGGTATTGCTTTGCGATTTGATATAGATACGGCCATACCGCCAACACTAATCAGCGACAGGCTTCGATTGAAGCAGGTGTTAATAAATCTTGTCGGTAATGCTATTAAGTTCACCAAAGAAGGGGCAGTTACTTTAAGAGCAAAATTATTGGCTAAAGCAGATGGTGAAGTAAGAGTTGTGTTTGATGTTGAAGACACAGGAATTGGTATTTCATCAGACAGGTTAGCCAGGCTGTTTAAGCCATTTTCTCAGGGAGATTCCTCTATAACACGCCGATACGGCGGCACTGGGTTGGGATTGGTTATTTGTGAGCGACTGGTTAGCCTTTTAGGAGGCTCTATGAATATTGAAAGTGAAGTTAACAAGGGTACTGTAGTGACATTCAGCATGCAGTGTAAAGTGAACAAAGCATCGCTTGCCGAGCATCATCCTACACCCGCCCAGCAGCCAGCCGAAACAATTACACCTGAGTTTGCCTTAGCATACCCGTTAAACATCTTAGTTGCAGAAGATAATGTGATCAACCAAAAGGTGATAAAACAAGTTCTTAGCAAATTTGGCTATCAACCTGTTATAGTAAGTAATGGGCGCGAGGCGGTTTATGCGGCGGCAGCAAATGATTTTGATTTGGTGCTGATGGATGTACAAATGCCCGAGATGGATGGTTTAGAGGCAACAAGAGCTATACGCCGCGAGCAGATGCATCAACCTATTATTATAGCCATGACCGCCAGTGCAATGCCGGAAGACAAAGTTAACTGTTTAAATGCGGGAATGAATTACTTTATATCCAAGCCAATAGGGTTTGCCGACTTATTAGTACACTTAAAGAAAGCATTTGCCGGTAAGGTAAGCGTAGATGGTTCTTCTGTTATACCACATTAA
- a CDS encoding efflux RND transporter periplasmic adaptor subunit: protein MDQIIEQEVTARKRKKGIFIGVGAVAALVITVWLLRVLLGSSISRNDFTTAKAENGSVENTLNATGEVLPEFEEILTSPINASIKNVVLDAGNKVKAGQSILSLDKSAAQNDYDKLNFQLQSKRNEISKLKLDLNKSFYDIRSNNDIKQLRISNLADAVENAKRLYKAGGGTREGIEQAELNLKVAQLEKKQLENEIKSKQQTMQIEIKEAEIALAIQQNDLHELQRKLQLANIVATRGGVVTYVNRNIGATVHEGDALARIADLGSFKVNGSLADSYLDQLRAGMPVIVRFNESQLKGHVVNVQPSVQNSTVSFDVQLDDRDNKQLRPNMKVDVFLVTDVRSKTIRVANGPAFKGPADQDVFVIKGDKAVRRSVHIGLVNFDYVEITKGIQPGDIVITSDMSQYKNAKEITIKN from the coding sequence ATGGATCAGATAATAGAACAGGAAGTAACCGCCCGAAAACGTAAAAAGGGAATATTTATAGGGGTAGGAGCCGTAGCCGCTTTAGTAATTACGGTTTGGCTGCTTAGGGTATTGCTTGGCTCAAGCATCAGCCGTAATGATTTCACAACTGCAAAGGCTGAAAATGGAAGCGTAGAAAATACTCTGAATGCCACGGGTGAAGTATTGCCCGAGTTTGAAGAGATACTTACCAGCCCGATTAACGCATCAATAAAGAACGTTGTACTAGATGCTGGTAACAAGGTAAAAGCAGGTCAGTCTATTCTTTCACTTGATAAAAGTGCCGCACAAAACGATTACGACAAGCTCAACTTCCAGCTGCAAAGCAAACGTAACGAGATCAGCAAACTTAAACTCGACCTTAATAAAAGCTTTTACGACATCCGCAGCAATAACGACATAAAACAACTGCGCATCAGCAATTTGGCTGATGCTGTTGAAAACGCTAAACGCCTGTACAAAGCCGGCGGCGGTACACGTGAGGGTATAGAACAGGCTGAACTGAACCTGAAAGTAGCCCAGCTGGAAAAAAAGCAACTGGAGAACGAAATAAAAAGCAAGCAGCAAACCATGCAGATCGAGATAAAAGAAGCTGAGATCGCGCTTGCCATACAACAGAATGATTTGCACGAACTGCAGCGTAAGCTGCAACTGGCTAATATTGTGGCTACCCGGGGTGGTGTAGTAACCTACGTAAACAGGAACATTGGTGCTACCGTGCACGAAGGCGACGCGCTTGCGCGTATTGCAGATCTTGGCAGCTTTAAGGTAAACGGAAGCCTTGCTGATAGTTACCTTGACCAGTTAAGGGCCGGTATGCCGGTGATTGTCCGCTTTAACGAAAGCCAGCTGAAAGGGCACGTGGTTAACGTACAGCCATCCGTACAAAATAGCACAGTAAGCTTTGATGTACAGTTAGACGACCGCGACAATAAACAACTTCGCCCTAACATGAAAGTGGACGTTTTCCTGGTGACGGATGTGCGCAGCAAAACAATTCGCGTAGCAAACGGCCCCGCCTTTAAAGGCCCTGCAGATCAGGACGTGTTTGTAATTAAGGGTGACAAAGCGGTGCGCAGGTCGGTTCACATTGGGTTAGTAAATTTTGATTATGTAGAGATCACCAAAGGTATACAGCCGGGTGATATAGTGATCACATCAGACATGAGCCAATACAAAAACGCAAAAGAAATCACTATCAAGAACTAA
- a CDS encoding PAS domain S-box protein produces the protein MVFKRNGFFTRDNSLWRSYKLFVQRAIVSNAAGRSKDVAFWQINLFKNVMIYSLPLSAIALVPSVVTLYNDGRVFLVCAAIFTLLSIGLVSLNKKINLGVKKAYVVVMLYVLAITLTATLGAFGIGCVYILALSVFIALLFPRNVAYASIVVNFLIYACFTAIIYFKLFNSPLISHYTMPYWVTYSLNFLFLDVAVIVQIRYLTNGLRGTIEKKAKLLKELRAEITEKIIRNDVLKESEQHYYMLFSLNPSPMWIYDAETLYFLQVNKAAIEHYGYTEDDFLNMTIKDIRPKSVLPDLLNTLQHNRTEKSWHMTTQHRDKYGNDFHVEVRCSTIPFKGREARLVIAQNITEQINHTQAIERQNTKLKEIAFIQSHLVRAPLARIIGLSAVIRQNLDEPVDQQILGFLDTSVNELDQIIRSVVNNSQEIFPEDSLTGQVNNKAGVETSDNDPLPQIQSA, from the coding sequence GTGGTATTTAAACGAAATGGATTTTTTACACGCGATAATTCCCTTTGGCGGAGTTATAAGTTGTTTGTACAGCGCGCTATAGTGTCTAATGCTGCGGGGCGCAGCAAAGATGTTGCGTTCTGGCAGATAAATCTTTTTAAAAATGTAATGATCTACTCGCTGCCACTAAGCGCCATAGCTTTAGTGCCCAGTGTAGTTACGCTCTATAACGATGGCCGCGTTTTCCTTGTTTGTGCTGCCATTTTTACATTGTTGTCTATTGGACTCGTATCCCTTAATAAGAAGATAAACCTTGGTGTTAAAAAAGCCTATGTAGTTGTAATGTTATATGTACTGGCCATAACGCTAACGGCTACACTAGGAGCATTTGGCATTGGTTGTGTTTACATACTGGCACTTAGCGTATTTATCGCCCTCCTTTTTCCCAGAAATGTTGCTTATGCTTCTATAGTCGTAAACTTTTTAATTTACGCCTGCTTCACAGCCATTATTTACTTCAAATTATTTAATTCGCCGCTGATAAGTCATTATACAATGCCCTATTGGGTAACTTATTCTTTAAACTTCCTGTTTCTTGATGTTGCTGTAATTGTACAAATACGGTACTTAACTAACGGGCTAAGGGGCACTATAGAGAAAAAAGCAAAACTGTTAAAGGAGTTGCGTGCAGAGATCACCGAAAAAATTATTCGTAATGATGTGCTAAAGGAATCTGAACAGCATTATTACATGCTTTTTTCGTTAAATCCCTCTCCCATGTGGATTTATGACGCGGAAACGCTTTATTTTCTGCAGGTAAATAAAGCCGCAATCGAACATTACGGCTACACAGAAGACGATTTCCTGAACATGACCATTAAAGATATCAGGCCTAAATCAGTATTACCGGATCTGCTTAATACTTTGCAGCATAATCGAACTGAGAAAAGCTGGCATATGACCACCCAGCACCGCGACAAATACGGTAACGATTTTCATGTGGAGGTAAGGTGCAGCACCATACCGTTTAAAGGCCGTGAAGCAAGGCTTGTAATAGCACAAAATATAACAGAGCAAATAAACCATACACAGGCTATCGAACGCCAGAATACAAAATTAAAGGAGATTGCTTTCATTCAATCTCACTTGGTACGTGCTCCGCTCGCACGGATAATCGGTTTATCAGCTGTAATAAGGCAGAATCTTGATGAACCGGTTGATCAGCAAATACTCGGCTTTCTGGATACGTCAGTAAATGAGTTAGATCAGATCATCAGGAGCGTCGTAAACAATAGTCAGGAGATATTCCCGGAAGACAGCCTTACCGGGCAAGTTAACAACAAAGCGGGCGTTGAGACGAGCGATAACGATCCACTTCCGCAAATACAATCGGCATGA
- a CDS encoding ABC transporter ATP-binding protein, with product MIQLQNIEKVYRTDTIQTLALNGINLDIEKGEFLSIMGPSGCGKSTLLNIMGLLDAPSKGSIRIDDQSTINMKDKELAKFRNQKLGFIFQSYHLINDLQVLDNVELPLLYRDSTAKQRRELATEALEKVGLSNRIKHFPKQLSGGQRQRVAIARAIVGRPEIILADEPTGNLDSAMGNEIMDILLQLNRNDGTTIVMVTHDENMAQKTHRLMRLFDGSQVQ from the coding sequence ATGATACAACTACAGAACATCGAAAAAGTATACCGCACGGATACTATACAAACCCTGGCGCTGAATGGCATAAACCTCGACATAGAAAAAGGCGAGTTTCTATCCATTATGGGTCCATCCGGCTGCGGGAAGAGCACACTGCTGAATATAATGGGGCTGCTTGACGCACCGTCTAAAGGTAGCATCCGCATAGACGACCAGTCAACCATTAACATGAAGGATAAGGAATTGGCTAAGTTCCGCAATCAAAAGCTCGGGTTTATTTTTCAAAGCTATCACTTAATTAATGATCTGCAGGTGCTGGATAATGTAGAGCTTCCGTTGCTTTACCGGGACAGTACTGCTAAACAGCGCCGGGAGCTAGCAACTGAAGCACTGGAAAAGGTTGGTTTGAGCAATCGCATAAAGCACTTCCCTAAACAGCTTTCTGGCGGGCAAAGGCAGCGTGTAGCAATTGCCAGGGCAATAGTGGGCAGACCGGAGATCATCCTGGCGGATGAACCCACAGGCAACTTGGACAGTGCTATGGGTAACGAGATTATGGATATCCTTTTGCAGCTTAACCGCAATGATGGTACCACCATTGTAATGGTAACGCACGACGAGAACATGGCGCAGAAAACGCATCGCTTAATGAGGTTGTTTGATGGGTCTCAGGTTCAATAA
- a CDS encoding TolC family protein, with protein sequence MKYLYLIIIIIMCVSKVVVAAAGGDTLRLSLQQVVEMAKKNSIAAKQAVTQRENKYWQWRTFKSNYQPQLSLTGTLPGYSKTYQQVLQPDGTILFQPIHNDNSSLQLDFSQSITATGGTIYGTTQMQRFYDFDRKNTLYNGVPYAIGYSQPLFQYNALRWDKRIEPLKYNESRQAYIESQEQISVTVASYFFDLLLAQVNLQIAETNFTNTEKILKIAKVKFDLGKISKNEILQLQLEQLNAQKAVGTAKRDMEIATLNLRTYTGAEGDDKIALELPPSTIEMNVSADKVLEEAFANRSDAIAFVRRIAEAKRDVAKAKGQSGLIATLTANLGYSKSAPTIGDVYRSPQNQQLLQLQFTIPVLDWGRSKSRTKTAEANEQFTEYAVEQDKQTFKQQIVTQVTLFNMMKDQLVFTARADSIASEKYQIARERYVLGDLSITDLSIAFAENDQAKRDYIAALRDFWGAYYQLRYLSLYDFEKNQKIRYEERVD encoded by the coding sequence ATGAAATACCTGTACCTCATTATAATTATAATCATGTGTGTCAGCAAAGTGGTTGTTGCCGCCGCAGGCGGCGACACCCTTAGGCTGAGCCTGCAACAGGTGGTGGAGATGGCCAAAAAGAACTCCATCGCAGCCAAACAAGCCGTTACACAGCGCGAAAACAAGTACTGGCAATGGCGCACTTTTAAGAGCAACTATCAGCCACAGTTATCGCTAACAGGCACCTTGCCAGGCTATAGTAAAACCTATCAGCAAGTGCTGCAGCCTGACGGTACAATTTTGTTTCAGCCTATACATAACGATAATTCATCGCTACAACTAGATTTCAGCCAAAGCATTACTGCTACAGGTGGTACCATTTACGGAACCACACAAATGCAGCGCTTTTATGATTTTGACCGCAAGAACACCTTGTACAATGGTGTACCTTATGCTATAGGCTACAGCCAGCCATTGTTCCAGTATAATGCACTACGTTGGGACAAACGAATAGAACCATTAAAGTACAACGAGAGCAGGCAGGCTTACATAGAGTCGCAGGAGCAAATTTCGGTAACCGTAGCAAGCTACTTTTTTGATCTGTTGCTTGCCCAGGTAAACCTGCAAATAGCAGAAACCAACTTTACCAATACCGAGAAGATTTTAAAAATAGCAAAGGTGAAGTTTGACCTTGGAAAGATATCTAAAAATGAGATACTGCAATTGCAGCTGGAGCAGCTGAATGCGCAAAAAGCCGTAGGTACAGCCAAACGCGATATGGAGATTGCCACCTTAAACCTGCGGACTTACACAGGTGCAGAAGGAGATGATAAGATCGCACTCGAGTTGCCGCCATCAACTATAGAGATGAATGTATCGGCCGATAAGGTGTTGGAGGAAGCATTTGCTAACAGAAGTGACGCGATTGCCTTTGTGCGCCGCATTGCAGAGGCAAAAAGAGATGTGGCGAAAGCTAAAGGGCAAAGCGGGTTGATTGCTACGCTTACAGCCAACCTGGGGTACTCTAAAAGTGCGCCAACCATAGGCGATGTGTATCGCTCGCCACAAAACCAGCAATTGCTGCAATTGCAGTTTACTATACCTGTCCTGGACTGGGGGCGGTCTAAATCGCGCACCAAAACTGCTGAAGCAAATGAGCAGTTCACAGAATATGCCGTGGAGCAGGACAAGCAGACCTTTAAGCAGCAAATAGTTACGCAGGTAACGCTTTTTAATATGATGAAAGATCAACTGGTGTTTACCGCCAGGGCAGACAGCATTGCATCAGAGAAGTACCAGATAGCGCGGGAACGCTATGTATTAGGTGACCTGAGCATAACCGACTTGAGTATTGCATTTGCAGAAAACGACCAGGCTAAGCGGGATTATATAGCTGCGTTGAGAGACTTCTGGGGAGCGTATTACCAGTTAAGATACTTAAGCCTCTACGATTTTGAAAAGAACCAAAAAATAAGGTATGAAGAGAGGGTAGACTAA